The segment GATATCTTCAATTTTCTCGTAAGCTGCGTACTTATACATACAGCCATAACGACTGCTAATGGTCGTATTTTCAATTTCTAGCGTTTTAAGCAAAGAACTGTAATACGAATTAGGGATATAACTAGCATTTAGCCGTTCAGGTGCAATTGTTAAAATACGAAAAGCATCTTCCTCTTTTTCATATACTTCATTAAAAACAGTAATGGCGATTTGTTCCTGCATTTGTTTTTTTGATTTAAAAAGGCTCTGTTGAATTTCGACAAGGCGATTAATTTGTTCTTCAATAACAGATTCCTGTTGTTCCAAAAAAGTTAATAATTGCGCAGGGGTAAATTGCTGAGCCTCTTTAATTTTGTCCAAAGAAGTCCCAAGATACTTTAGTGATTTTATAATATCTAAATAATATAATTGCGAGTCTTTATAGTAGCGATAATTGGTCTTTCTATCGACATAGGAAGGCTTAAATAACCCAATTTGGTCGTAGTAACGCAATGTTTGAACGGAAATATTCGTTATTTTTGCAATTTCGCCAATAGAATAATGTTGTTCCATAGTTTACTCCTTATATGTTTTTCGTTTTTGTACCATAATGGATAATCAATAAAGAAAAGACATAACTCGGCTCGTCCTGAACCGTTGTTATGTCTTTCTATTCTAGCATTAGGATAGGATTTCTGTATTTTTTACGCTGCTACGTTGACTGCTTGAATATCCAACGAGTAAGATGACAAGCGCAAATGCGACAATGCTTCCTGCGAAAATAAGCGGTGCTTTGTACGAATTAAAATACGTTTCTAAGCGACCAGCAAGAAGGGGACCGATAATTTGTCCGAGCGCATAAAAAGTTGTGAGCATAGACACAACGTAGGCGCTCTGTTTTGGAAAGAGCTGTCGCCCGTAGCCCGTTGTCATCGTAACGAGCCCAACAAATGTGAAGCCGTATAAAAAGGCGGATAACAGGACACTCCAAACCGATTGTGAAAGCACCGGTAATAAAATACCAAGCACTTGTAGAGCATAGGCAATAACCATCATAGATATCGTAGAAAAGCGCGACATGAGATGCATCCATAATGGAGCAGATGGAATGGCAGCTAGTCCAACGATGACCCAGCTATAGCCAGCATACGCTCGTAACGGTTCAATATTATAAATAATATCAACTAAAAATGTGCCGGTAATAATATAGCCAAGCCCTTCCAACCCATAAGCGACGATAATCCACGGCATAAAACCACGCCAAATATTTGTATCATCCGATTTTGTAAGTCTTTCCCCATTTTGTACGTGGATATTGCGCCATAATAAAATGGTTGTGAGTAAAAACAAGAGGGATAAGATGCCGAGTCCGATCCACGTACCTTGCCAAGCAAATGAAGCTTCTATGAAAGGGACAAATAATCCGGAAATGGCAATGCCAAGACCAATTCCACTAAATACATAGCCACTCCAACGCGTTAATAAATTTGCTGCTAAATAATCCATGACAATACTCGAAGTCAGTACGAAAATAAAGCCGCCTGTTGCGCCTGCAATAAAGCGTAAAACAATCCAAATACCATAGGAATCTATCCAGCCCATTAATAAAATAGAAATGATATTGACGATGACATTGGCAATTACAAATTGCTTTTTATTCCGCAAAATAAAGCCAGCGCCTAATGCACCAACAAAATAACCGACATAGTTACTAGAAGCGAGCCAGCCCCCTTGTGAAAAGCTAAGCCCTTCATCCACTCGCATAAATGGCAAGATCGGTGTAAAAGCAAAGCGGCTAATGCCCATTGCAATGACCATAAATAAAATTCCCCCAAAAATAACCCCTGCATGTTGCCGGTTCATGAACATACCCCCTTAAAATTCATCTTCCCATTAATTTCTATTGTAACATTTCGAAATTTCAGATTAAAAGGGTTGTTTGAAAAATAAAAATAAAGTTCAACCAGCTTCGATTGAACTTTAATGGGAAAGTATTCGGAAATTAATTACCAAAAATTAGGCTTAACAATCATCAACCACAGTAAAATACTCATTAAAGCGATATATTTCCAAGTGGCACTTTTGATCATCGAAATAAACGTTTCTTTCACAAAGCCATCTGATTTGGCATAGGTCATAGCTGGTTTAAAGGCGCGTGCCATAAAAAATAAAGAAGCAAACATAACGACAAATGTAAGAATGACCCATGACGCTTTCCATGACCAGCCGCTCAACCAAATAAGTAACAGACCTGAGGGAACAACGACATGTCCACCATTTGCAATTGCTCGTAAAATGCCTTGTATCGATTGAATATAACCGCTAACTTGATCCGCAGTGGCATCGTTCATTCGTTTAAGTAAAGGGAAAATGGCGAATAAAGGACCCATTGAAACAATGGCGCTTAAAATATGTATATATAATGTAATTGTATAAAGCATTTAAATACCTCACAAATCATTAGAATTACTTTCATTCTAACATAAA is part of the Solibacillus sp. FSL K6-1523 genome and harbors:
- a CDS encoding MerR family transcriptional regulator, with protein sequence MEQHYSIGEIAKITNISVQTLRYYDQIGLFKPSYVDRKTNYRYYKDSQLYYLDIIKSLKYLGTSLDKIKEAQQFTPAQLLTFLEQQESVIEEQINRLVEIQQSLFKSKKQMQEQIAITVFNEVYEKEEDAFRILTIAPERLNASYIPNSYYSSLLKTLEIENTTISSRYGCMYKYAAYEKIEDIMYDHLFTPLLTDRYITNLTPEMDVQTTPKGRYICIAFKFTAPTYLEQYQKLRHYIEENKLSVIPIVYEIFMPTNYAPNETDEFIVELKVKVNIPH
- a CDS encoding YbfB/YjiJ family MFS transporter translates to MNRQHAGVIFGGILFMVIAMGISRFAFTPILPFMRVDEGLSFSQGGWLASSNYVGYFVGALGAGFILRNKKQFVIANVIVNIISILLMGWIDSYGIWIVLRFIAGATGGFIFVLTSSIVMDYLAANLLTRWSGYVFSGIGLGIAISGLFVPFIEASFAWQGTWIGLGILSLLFLLTTILLWRNIHVQNGERLTKSDDTNIWRGFMPWIIVAYGLEGLGYIITGTFLVDIIYNIEPLRAYAGYSWVIVGLAAIPSAPLWMHLMSRFSTISMMVIAYALQVLGILLPVLSQSVWSVLLSAFLYGFTFVGLVTMTTGYGRQLFPKQSAYVVSMLTTFYALGQIIGPLLAGRLETYFNSYKAPLIFAGSIVAFALVILLVGYSSSQRSSVKNTEILS